The following coding sequences are from one Deltaproteobacteria bacterium window:
- a CDS encoding polysaccharide deacetylase family protein has translation MTTIEKWPDDAKVAVLVTPMFETWSVGKAPSYSPMSSPLKPGVVDRLGVSWSEYGGRTGVWRFMKIFREFEVPATVCVSGRSAEMFPEAVKALHDNGHELAGHSYTQDTFLTDLSAEEEKAVIGRCFDLIEGVAGVRPVGWLSPRATPTEHTAGFLAEAGCVWHGDYNDTDVPYRMATGSGDIVAIPHSDFADNRVLRGSPRDFLNVYKDTFDFLYRSDAPEMINLTVHAHFGGRPMIAAVLTEILRHMKGFSRVWFARHDEVARWVLEQG, from the coding sequence TTGACAACCATCGAGAAATGGCCTGACGACGCGAAGGTGGCGGTGCTGGTGACGCCGATGTTCGAGACTTGGTCCGTGGGCAAGGCGCCGTCCTACTCGCCCATGTCCTCGCCCCTCAAGCCCGGCGTGGTGGACCGGCTCGGAGTCTCCTGGTCCGAATACGGCGGTCGCACCGGGGTGTGGCGCTTCATGAAGATCTTCCGGGAGTTCGAGGTCCCGGCCACGGTATGCGTGAGCGGACGCTCGGCGGAGATGTTTCCCGAGGCGGTCAAAGCCTTGCACGACAACGGGCACGAGCTGGCGGGCCATTCGTACACCCAGGACACTTTCCTCACGGACCTTTCCGCCGAGGAGGAGAAGGCGGTGATCGGACGCTGCTTCGATCTCATCGAAGGGGTGGCGGGCGTGCGGCCGGTGGGCTGGCTGAGTCCGCGGGCGACGCCCACGGAACACACCGCGGGGTTCCTGGCGGAGGCCGGGTGCGTCTGGCACGGCGACTACAACGACACCGACGTGCCCTACCGCATGGCCACCGGCTCCGGGGACATCGTGGCCATTCCCCACAGCGATTTCGCCGACAACCGCGTGCTGCGGGGCAGCCCGCGCGACTTCCTCAACGTGTATAAGGACACCTTCGACTTCCTGTACCGCTCCGACGCCCCGGAGATGATCAACCTCACCGTCCACGCGCACTTCGGCGGCCGCCCCATGATCGCCGCCGTTCTGACCGAGATCCTCCGCCACATGAAGGGCTTCTCCCGAGTCTGGTTCGCGCGCCACGACGAAGTGGCCCGCTGGGTGCTGGAGCAAGGCTAG
- a CDS encoding DUF72 domain-containing protein, whose translation MKTFVGTSGYAYKPWKGKFYPAKLPDKEMLPFYAERFDTVEINHTFYRMPADPVLARWCEQVPEDFSFSVKASRAITHHARLKEAGDAVAFLFQRLETLGSRLGPVLFQLPPNMRLDLPRLQAFLAVLPEGRRVAVEFRHISWFDETVFETLRERDVALCMADGELKEEVPFVSTASWGYLRLRAVEYTDEAIGAWAERVRGQEWARTYVFFKHEDEATGPRLARRFIEMMGER comes from the coding sequence TTGAAGACCTTCGTGGGCACCAGCGGCTACGCCTACAAGCCGTGGAAGGGCAAGTTCTATCCGGCGAAACTGCCGGACAAGGAGATGCTGCCGTTCTACGCCGAGCGTTTCGACACGGTGGAGATCAACCACACGTTCTACCGCATGCCCGCGGACCCGGTGCTGGCGCGCTGGTGCGAGCAGGTGCCGGAGGACTTCTCCTTTTCCGTGAAGGCGTCCCGGGCCATCACGCACCACGCCCGCCTCAAGGAGGCCGGAGACGCCGTGGCGTTCCTGTTCCAACGGCTGGAGACCCTGGGGTCCAGGCTCGGCCCGGTTCTGTTCCAGTTGCCGCCCAACATGCGGCTGGACCTGCCGCGCCTTCAGGCCTTTCTCGCGGTGCTGCCCGAAGGGCGCCGGGTCGCCGTGGAGTTCCGCCACATCTCGTGGTTCGATGAGACGGTCTTCGAGACCCTGCGGGAACGCGACGTGGCGCTGTGCATGGCCGACGGCGAGCTGAAGGAAGAGGTGCCGTTCGTGTCCACGGCGAGCTGGGGCTATCTGCGCCTGCGCGCCGTGGAATACACCGACGAGGCCATCGGCGCGTGGGCGGAGCGGGTGCGCGGGCAGGAGTGGGCGCGGACGTACGTGTTCTTCAAGCACGAGGACGAGGCCACGGGTCCTCGCCTGGCGCGGCGGTTCATCGAGATGATGGGCGAGCGATAG